GTTGTACCATCGACTTGTTCCAGTGGATGCAGTGCAGGTAGTCTGTTGGTTGTGCTATAGGACCAAACATTCAATTTGAAGATATCGGCAATTTTCAacggaatttttttttctttcttttttttcttttcctttaaCATATTTTTTCGTACGAGTCAACCAACCGTCTCTGAATGGAATGACTTGACTTCTCCCGAGACGGCTGTTATAGGGCCTGGATAAAACTGCCTTGCGAAGATTGAAGAGAGAaccataaaaaaaacaactcAAAAATGACATCATTCTCATCTAGATTCCTCGGACGGCTCTCCGGCAGCTCGACCTTCTTCCCCATCAAGCCGACCATATGGGTCCTCAAGACCTTTGCCTTGTTCCACGTCTTCTTTTATAACGGCTACAGCTACTCGGCCACCTGGGGACCCTCCATGCTGCCGACCTTTGAGGTTGTCGGCGAGGCCGCTGTCATCAACCGCACGTACCGCCGTGGCAGGAACATCGGGGTCGGTGACGTCGTGGCCTACGACATACCCGTGGAGAAGAAGGACACGGGCATGAAGAGGGTCATTGGCATGCCTGGAGATTACGTCCTCATCAACTCGCCAGAGAGCGGGAGCAGTGAGATGATTCAGGTGAGACGGGCAAAAATCCTCCAACCCCCTCTTTTGTACTTTTTATTTTCAGGCTCTCTTTCTCCCTTTTGATCCCAAAATATTCACCCTCCTTGTTTCTCTTGGCGCTTTCTTTCGACAGAACAGCTTCTTACCCCCAAACTGGTAAGCTGCACCATAAGACGCCaaggaagagagagagagagagacagagagagagGTGGGTAGgggtaagaaaaaaaaaatgaggcCAAAATAATGTCAAAAAAGAGAACTGGGGCAAAAGATTCCTGACTATCGAGCTGCTTCCAATCCAGGTCCCTCCGGGTCATTGTTGGCTCGTGGGAGACAACATTCCCGCCTCAAGAGACTCGCGTCACTACGGACCAGTGCCTCTTGCCTTGATCCATGGGAAAGTGGTTGGCAAATGGTTCCCATGGAAAAGATTCAAGAACGGCCTGCAGAAAGTCTCCGAATCCGACTAGAGACGTTCTTTTTCCGACTTTTCAGTTCCAAGATCACGCTTCACGCCAAAACGTCCCATATAAAACTGGGCCGAGAGAACTTTTTTTACACTTTGGGATTCAGGGGCGAAGCGGCAAACATGATTAACCGCCTACATGATTCGCTTCCATGCTTGAAATTATAACGTCACATCGTCTTGGGTTATGAGATgcttaaaaaaaaactcccaaGTTTCGGGGTCTGCACGGCAACATCGTCTCACCCTCACGTACGCCACCATGGTGAaatactagttctagacgaCTAAAATATCGAGTGTCCAGTCTGACAGCCATAAGCGGATGAACTATCAGACCCGAGTGGCAATCATCAGACATAAGCAATTCCAGCAATTTGAACGCCATGCTTAACTAGATAGGGTCAGCACTTTCAGTCAGAACTGGAGATCACTTGTTAAATCATCACGCTTATACACCCCGCAATCACCAAAAAAGAAGTATTTGAAATCATACCCAGGTTGACTAAGCATCAAAACAATAATATCAAACACGATTATTTCGCTCAGTTCACACAAAGATAAAAATGTTGGAATACTCGTAGCTCTTGTTCGCATGGTTTTCAGTTTGCCCCAAGAATTCATAGCTCAGTCTAGacatgaaaaagaaaagcaaacagCCCAAAAATTCTAACTTCTATCTAGCGGTGTAGATGAGGGGAGATCGCCTCGGTAAGGGATGTGATGGGGTCCAAAAACAACATGGTGGTACAATCCGATGGTAAAACCAACGGCATCCAAGCAAAGATCAAGAAAGCGAGAAAAAGTACAACAGGGCTGACATCCGCCTTGGCGGAAGTGCAAGTAGAAATACGAAAGTGAAATCGTAAGATCGGAGATAACTAGGTAAACGATCTTGATCATATAATCGGCGTTAACTGGGGAAACGCTTCGGTCGTTAATCATCATCTTCGTCCAGAAGTTCTTTGAGCCACGCCCGAACAAGTCTGGATCATTTGAGGGgagtgttttttttgggtttggtTTGAGGTAGTCATAAGATTTGTCGAGAGGACTCAGGGGTTGTTTAATCAGTCATCCCCTGTAGCTCATTGTCAGATGCGTGCAAAGCAAGGGACGGAACTGGCCACAGATATCGATCATACCTCGAGTCCTTCGGTCATACCCGCCGATCGACTAACGGCTCGAGGACCCCTGATAGTCATAGTAATAGGGGGTGCTCTCGTAATATAACGAGTCGTCTCCCTCTGCGTTATCGTCATTTCCCTCCCAGCTGCCAGATCCCGTGTAAGCATAATTTTTCATATCCGGGTAGGTCGGACTCAGGTAATGTGGGTCGCTGCCGTAGGTATAAGTTTCCGTGGTTGAACCGCCCCTTTGATGTGCAGCTGCGCTCGCGCCACCTCGATCACCGCTTCCCGTATCATCATGTCCGCGTCCAACGACGTAGTGCATGTTAACGCCACCCCATGGCAGACCTGATGGGGCAACGTCACTTTCCGTCAGCCCCAAGTCGTCCGCTCCAGGGACTTGGTAACTGCTACCGGCGTACTCGACATTGCGTGAGTCCCGGTCACTCTTCTCCTTCTGCTCTCTGGCCTTGCTCCCTATCAAAATGTTCAGCCACATACTCGAAATGCCAGTGCTGTGGTTGATACGCATGTATACATACTAAATTTCCGTTGCGCAATGCGGTTTTGGATGCGCCTCCTCTCTTCTGGATCTGTGACTTGAGACCAGTCGTCTGACTTCTGCTTCGATTTGCTCGAGGAGCCGTGTTTCCTCGAGCCCTGTGGCGATGATGACGGCATGCTTGAGTAGTTGTGCATATTTGGATCAGACGATTCCGAGCCTACAGCGTCCTGATGACTATTCCGGGGGTCTGGGTCGCCTGAGGATGTATTTGCCGTCGATGTTTTATGAGATGACATATAGATGGGACTGGATGATAGATTCCTTCTCCGAGATGCCGTCTTATGTTTTTGTGGCAAATTGATTTCTGTGGACCTTAATGTCTGTACCGGGAATTACCTGATACTGGCAGATCAATGTATGATATGTGAAAAGCTGTTGCTGTGGCCCCTCCTCTGACGAGCCTGGGGCAGCTGCCGCTAGTTATATATAATATAGCGAAGGGTATCTTGGGTTTGTGAGCACAAAGGGGGTGAGAGATCTCGACGTCAAGGTTGCAGCTCGGTTAGAAGACTCCCGCGTCATCAGCGGGGCTCAAGCTTGAATCGATATAATATCGCCAGATACAAAGAAACCTTGGTGTAGGACTCGGGGTCGGGTAGTGAGATGTCCGGTACTCCGCAGATGGGCACACGCAAGTCCTTCAAATGTAAGTGTCCAGATCGATACAGACCGAACGACAATAAGGTAAAGGTAGATTACGCCAAGGTAATCAAGATGACGACCGTTTGTATTGGAGTCCAGGAGAACAACACGCGTACGCAAACTGAGGTTAACAGATTGTTTGATTGGGGGCCGGTCACATAagatgatatacggggggAGAGCATCTAAGCCACAATCCATAGCTAAAGCTAGCTACTAATATTACTCGGCTCGGAGAACGCTAAGAGGCATCGAGAAATGTGGTCGTTCATAGGGCTgccgagttttttttttttttttttttttttaaaaccgTCAGGGGGGTGTGGTGTCGTGTTGCGTCAAGCGACCAGGTGCTGCCTTGTCATGTGTTTAGAGTCAGAGCTCGGGCAGGAGTAAGGAGAGGGAGTATCAGAGACCCGGAACCACCCGGATCGCTACCTGAGGTAAATACTCAGGAACGAACATACCTACATAGCTAGGCAGCCGGCCATGGCAAGGTATAGCATGCATGTACGTCGACGGAGAATTATAGCGTAGCAGCGAGTTATGACTATGTCTGTGTATGCGGGCATCATGGCGGTCAACTTTGACGGCTGGTGGAGCCGAGTAGCATGCTTGATTTGGGTGGGTGGGTAGATGGATGgatgatggatggatggatagATAAATAAATGGAACGGATACTCTGCATAAGCCAAAGGAGGAGCAAGGAAATGGGGTTTGATGGGTGCAGGCAGTGAGCAGATGATTGAGCTTTAGGCGAATCCCAGTCCAATTCGAGAATATCAGATAGGTAAGACAGGTAAAATTAGGTTGCTCGGGAATTATGTATAACCACCTAGCTCAGCGGAAGGATTGGATTCCAAATCCGGATTACTTTGGTTAAAGGTGTGCGGCTCAGTATGACTGATCCGACCCATTGCTCTGGGATTTAGGTGCGGAGCAGCTAGCTGCACCAATTCACACATTCGACTTAAAAACACGGCTTTGCATGTGCGAAGGGCAATGGTGATAGGGCAGGCGGGTAGCATGTTAGGCCAAGGTACCTCGCATGGGATACCCTTTGGGGTAAGCAGCTTCTTCCGCACGCAAAATGGATTTGTTCCGCGTATTAAATGGAAGCAAAACACAACGGGGGGATGGGGCCGCGCGCCTGTGTGATGTATGACTGACTTGATGTAacctgtgtgtgtgtgtgtgtgtgtgtgtgagaGAGAAATCCAGGTGAGATTCGAAGGAATTTCCACGACGACAGACAGGGTCACGCGCCAGAGTTGACTGACTGTGCAAGAGAAAGAACACAAGCCGGGATGAGATACATCCCGTCTGTGAAGATGCTTGGACTGTTTCGTTCTCCGATCTGAAGAGGCAATGGGAGCCTGAATTTAATCATCCCACACACAATCAtcggccaaggcccagccagccctTTCTTTGCATCTAGGGTGTGGTAGTGTAGGTTAGGTACTCAGTGTAAAACTGTACCTCGAAGACTAAGGTAGGTGGTACCTagggtaccttacctaccagaCCCCAGACCCCCGTTGCCCAGCCAGTAGTGATGGACCTGTCGTATGCAGAAACCCATTGCTTAGGTTAGCCGATCACATTTTAAAATCACCTGCGTCGTCGGTGGTGACGCATTTATCTCTTTATTCCCGGAGGGTATCCTTGTAGGTTGTTTTTACTAGCTTGGATCGTTTAAGTCGATTGACTGACTGGTGTCGGTGGACATCCGGGACCTATCGGCGCTCGTCTGTGGACAGTGGGGGAGTCGGGTCCCTTTCTCCATCATGAGGAACGGCGGAGATCCGCCATCCCCGAAAATTATTCGATAGGCGTACCGGTCAAGCAGGTACATAGTTCGGTTGTAATGTCAAGGTGTATAGCTTCCGAGTGAAACCCAGACTAAAGAAATGTGCCAAAAGAGTCTGCTTGGTAAGATGTAGGTGCCTAGTCGAGCATGTTGCGTGCTGCATTGGTTCACGATGATCATGAGAACCGGGTGCGGATGACGGAAAGCCAGACAAACAGAAACACACatgaaaaaagacaaaaaaaaaaaaaacactaatTGCAAGCTGAAGATAGCGTCCCTCGCTACCTAGCTTCTGGCTTCTGTTTCGCCAAGTCGTGGATACTGGTCGACTACCATAGTAAGAATGACTCATTCGTAACAGAACACGCGTAACTTTGCTGCTTCTCTTTTGTGATGATGGACAAGGTACGGGATCAAATCGATCGACCCAGGATCAGGCATGATTGGCATTGATTGCGATACGTACCTtacggtaggtaggtattctGGATACCTAGACTCGTTACGGTAAGTCTAAACGAAAGAGGAATCGGCAGGATTCCCACACAGGACTGTTCGTTTGTTGTAGAATCTGCTCTCCTGTCAGCAATTCAAATTGGAGAGGGGCGAGCAGACACGCTCTACACGAGATGATACGTCAAGTTTAAGGTGGTTGAGAAAAGGTACAGCCTTGGGAGGGTTGCATCGGGACCCGCAACCAAGCTTGTCAAACGAACTACGAAGTAATTACAAGACTGACTAGGTAGCATAGTACTGGCGGTTGGCGGCTCCAAGCCATAATGCCGAGCCACGCTGATGACTAAGCCCGAGGTGATGCTACAAGCGCCCAGGATAATAAGGTAGGAACCTAATAATTAGCGCCTACACCACCATGCCGCCGGGCCCAGAACCGGGCTTAAGATCCGATACTCCGAGTTCACACGGAGCTCGGGCCTCGATTATCAACTCCGCCCGATGGATGCCCTGGCTGCCTGAACAAACAGTCATACCGGCATACATTGATTCTGGCACGTGCATGCGATATAAGCTGTCACGGCGAACTCCCCCGGGCAGCTTGATTGGACGACTTGGTGCCCATAATTGATGACACAAAAAACCACTTTGGGATGGGATGTAATCGTTGTTTCAACCCCGTGATTTTCAAACCCGCCCCAAGAGGTCATCAGGGATACTCTGGTGCCCACCCCTCCCGCGGTCCTTTTGactcacacacacacacacacacacacacacacgaaAATCCGGTATGCCCGAGGAccgctaggtaggtagataggtaaTTATATCAGAATTGTTCTGGACTGAGGCTAGGACAACACCCACCCAACCCCTTGCCCGCGGCCCGCGGCATGTGCGGTATGCTTATGGTAGCATACCGTAGGTACCACCCGGTAATCAATCCTTCGCCCTGCTTACTCtagctttttttgtttttcttttattcgGACGAGTCTTCCGCTCCGGGCAGCTCAAATTTCCAGAGGATGACGTGATGAGCCAAGCTGCTCCTAAGCCCTGTTTCTCACTGCCCACAACAAAACTTCCGGGTTTCGTTGAATTTCATGTTGTCCCGACCCGAAGCCAAGCCCCACAAGCCCCAGAGCAAAGGTTAATATCAAATAACACGAGGCCAAGGTAATAACGCTCTCGTGTGCCTTTTTGCACGTTAGGTGAATGGTTTATTGTACAGATTCTAGAAGTATACGGTGATGTACAGCGTGCTGGTCGGGATGAGGGTGAGAAACACCGTCTGCGGCCCTGGCCACAGAAAAGTCATTCGCTATCAGGATCCCTGGACCTATCAGTAGTTGAAGCCCTGGGACTCCCTCATGGCCTTGCGCTCCTCCACCCTCCTCTTGAACCGCACCTCGGCCCGCCTCCTCTCACCACCATCAATCTTCCTGCCCCTCTTGTGCTCCCACAGGCCATCGACGGCCTTGAAGATCGACCCTTCGTGGTTCTTCATCGGCACGGCGTGCGGGCCCGCAATGGTTCTAGTGCCAATGACCTTGTAGCCCTGGATTCGGGGCCTTTCCTTCTCGGGCACGTCCTCGGGCTTGGTTCCGGGCGGCACGTTGACGACGACTCGGTGCGTCTTGAGCGGGCCCTTGGGGATGTTGAGAACCTTGAGCTCCGCCGCGCCGTCGACGACGTGCTTCAGGTCGCCTCCGATGCCAAAGTGGCCCTGCGTGTACTTGTTCCGCCACGAGATCAGGTACCGCCGCGACCGCGCCGGCTCAATGCCCAGCTCGCGCAGCTGCGGCGGCGTCAGGGAGAAAAGAGCCTCCCACGACGGAAACTTGGACGCGTGCTTGACCAGGTCACGCCCGATCAGCCTGAGGAAGGTCGGTACGTCGGGCACGAGCGGGATCGGCTCCGGTATTGTGAAGGTGCGTTTACTCGATACCCATCTTGACTGGATAGCTGGCGATATGCTGGGTATGCTGGCGGTCGTTGGCCTTGAGCGCAGTAAGCTCGACAAGAAGGAAAATGTTTTGGACGGCGGCATCTTTTAGTGACCGGGGTGGCGCTGGAAGAATGGAGGGGACGTCGTTAGATCAAGATAGCTTTCCAAAAAGGACACTGCATGAAAGCTCGGATTTCCAGCTCGACTAACCTATCCGCCGCGTCTCCTGCCCTGAAGTTTCCCAAGCTTTTTGAAATACTCAAAAACACTTGTTGTGTCGGTAATTGAGCTTGGGCGCACCTGCACGCCACTGGAAGCGTAGTTGTTGTCGTCGGTTCAATGTATCTAGGATTACATTGATATTGTTGAAGCTCCCAAAGCGACCCGGATTTTTTTTGCAAGTTGGAATTGATCCTGTCGCGCCCATCTCCACCACGGCTGCAAGCCGGACCCACTAACCCGGACCCCGGACACAGCTGCAGCCACAGTAATTGACTACATGGATTATGACCTACCCTGCATCGCAAGCCTTACCCCCTTTCCCGCCTACCTCCCAGCTCCTTACCTACCAACTACCCCAATACCCCCCGAAAAGTTGAATTTGAATGCGTTTACAGAATATTGCAAAATCTTGTATGGCGATGGTGAAATGTATTGATGGATTGTTCCATTTCGCTCTCGGCACCAACAGTGAGGGACCACCTGGAGGTCATGAACGCTCTTCTACTGTAAGTATGCTAACAGATAAAGGAAACTAAAACATTACCCAAATCCCCGATAGCGTTCGTTTTGTCTAAAATTCCACCAAAACCCTTGACAACCCAAGCCTTAGAACGCCTGTTTTTATAGCCGCCGATATGTCCCGTCAATCAACAGCTCCCAATTTCACACTCAACACCCTGCCGGTTCATAATGCTACTCGTATGCACACAAAAGGTATCACGCGTTGACCGTTTGATTTCTTCCTTCGATTGCCGCTAGCCATGCTCTCGTTCAGTGTGTATCTTTCCCTATCGTTCATAAGCCCACAGCATTACCTCATCTTCCCGAATCTCCTCTGCCTCTACTGGGACTTCGATGTGCTTTCCTGGAAGATCTCTCCTGGATGAGCTGGCGACTCGTGTCGACATCGTAGCCAATAATATCTGTCAGGTAGTATTGCCTGTGTATCGATTGTTAGTTTAATTCGATATTATTCAGGGCATATTATCTTCGTGTCACAATCATGGTGAAAATCTAACACCAGACCAAAAACTTACTTCTCATCAATGGAAACGTTTGCTTTGGTGTCCTCAAGTCGTTGTTGGCACTCCATCCAAGCCACCGCCCTCCGTCTGGGATCGATCCTCTTGATGCCGTATAAGAACCTCCCACTGACGGGACGATGGTCCGACACGCGCACCTCGTGTCTTCGGTAGTCAATTTGTTGTATCCGGCCTCTAGATCCCCGGTGAAGGAGTCGATCACACCACGCCGGACTTCTCTTCTTCTCCGAAGTGTCATAATTATCCGTGCCGACATCATACTTGTAGGTGGGTGCAAAAGATATTTGCGACTCTTCAAAGGCTCGCAGTCGGAATCCTGGATTCCGTCGTTTGGCCACCAGCAGCTGATCGCGCTCGAGCAGTTTAGACAAGTTGCCCTGCTTCACAGCCATCACGACTGTGTCGCGCGACATGGTGTCGATTCGGTAGTTGAGATCCCCGTTCAGGAGGACGAGCTCGTGGTCCATTATCATGGTGCCGTCACCTCCACCAACATAACTATCTATTCGTATGTTGGGGTCCCTCTCAATCGGTAGGATCTGCGCTTCAAGGATAGCCGCGACATCGTTGTGTCGGTTCTGCGCTTGACCTTGTCCGGCCGCTAGATGGCAGTTGATGAAACAGAGCGATGTGTCGTCGACCATGAACCGCACTACCACCGCACCTTTGTTACCATGCAAACCGCCCATCCCGCGCTTGACCTCGGCAGTGCTGAGATTGCTAATTCGTGCCCGGATATCCGCCTTGACAAAGATGCACGTGAACAGTCCCACCATGTGCGAGGTTTGCAAGAGATGGTATAGTTCGCCTGGCATGTAATCATCCAGAGCGCGAACCAGAAAGTCCCTCCAGTCCCGATATTGATGGCTCATTCGCTCCTGATCCGACccttccttcttcttcactTTGAGAAACCGCTTCGCTGTGGCCTTCTTGTCTTCCAAATCTACCAGCTCCTGGAATCCAAAGATTAGAATATCGTGGGATTCGCCACTCTGTAGCAGCGACTGGAAGAAGCTTGCATCGTTCTGAGAGTACCGCAGGCTATTGGGTGTCGATGCGCCGGCGTTCCATGTCATGGCGAGCACTTTGAGCTGGTCTATTTCCGAATACTCCGTGTCCTTGGCTTGCATTTCCCCTTCGAGCCAATCCTCCTGTAGGAGGCCATCCCAAACCCTGACCATGTTGTCTGCGCCGAGTGAAATGACCTGGGACCTGTCCAAAGTCCAGAAGCTTGAACGGTCCGGGAGGAGCTTGACCACCGGATTCTCATGAGCTTGCCAATCCTTCTTTACAACCCACGGAGTTTGTGCGATGTTGTAGACACAGACTCTGCCCGAGTTGTATCCCACCCAGATGTGGTTACCCACGCCTGCCAGTGTGTTGATCTTGAAAGAGCTAAGGCTTACCACGCCGAGGCAAGCATACCCGCTCCTGGAGTATATACTGACCTTGCCGTCGCCGTGACCCAAGAACACCTTATCAGGATCCGAGGGCATCAGGGTACCAGAAACCACTTCACCCGCACCTTCCTGATACAGTGCCCGTATTAGGACTTGAAACTGCACCTTGCCATCGGTCGTTGGCAAAAAGACCCGGACCTCTTTTCCAGTCGCATGCCACAGTTCATCCCCAACGACCATGGAGAAGGTGTGCCCTTTGGGGACCCGGAATGCTTGATCAGGAGATCCCAACAGAGATGGTACACCAGTTTCGTCGGGACCCCAAACATTCAGTGTACCGCCGTCGTCCAGAGTCCACAGCTCGTTGTAATGTCTGTAAATTTTGATGATCTCATGCCGTCCGTGAGCCGTTGGCTTGGTCGCGACTATCCCTTGAGTAGAGATATCGGCCTCCATGAGTTCACCTGTGTTGTTGCCGATCCAAATCCGCGTTCCTTCTTCATCGACATTGGCGCCCGGCCTGAAAGCGACAGCGGTAGCCTTCACGTTTTCTCCGTGCGATAAGCTCAACAGtagctctccatccagaAGGCTCCATACTCGGGTGAGATGGCCGCTCGTGCATACCAGTTCACCGCATGCATCGAATATGCGACTGTCGTATTTTGTGTTTATTTCATGAACACCTTGCTTGATGTAAGGTGCACGACGGTTTGTGTTTGACGAGTCTGGATAAGCAGTGGATATCTCCGTCTTTGTTGCCGATGAAACCTCTTGTGCCCGGCTTTCGGGAGCGGACGGGATGGAGGCCATAGCTGCTGGAGGGGCGCGGAACTCGGCGGGAACACGTGAAGATGTCCTGTCCACAGTCATTGACCTCGGGTGCACCCTCTGCGGCGGGGGTGGGGGCGGCGGATGCTGCTGCGATGAGGGTGTCGATACCGCCCTCTTCTGACCAACACCGCTCGGCGGTGGTATTATGTTGGTTTCCCCAGGTTtgggcggccttggcggtggCCTTGTGGTTGAATAGCCATTAAAATTAGCTGACCTATGCTCAGTGACTGTAGCTGACCTGGCTGGCAATCGCGGCCCCTGATCTCCTGTCCCCTGAGGGGTCAGTGGTCCCCGTGAAGACCCTCTCGATCCCGTCCCGTTTAGCTCttgttctctctctttcctcCTATTGACAATAGACGGATGCAATGGAGGAGGGTCAAACCCAGTCTGCACCGTTTGTACCCTCGAAGAGGCCTCAGACACAGATGGCCGTGGTCTTGCGGGCAGAGTAGGCGGCGCTTCGACATCACCATCGACGCTCCCATTACTACTAGGAGGACTGTTGAAGGGCGACTTTTGCGCGTCTGCAAGGCGATTTCGAAAGTCTGAGCTGCTGAGCGAGTCTACTCCCAGGTACGATGACCTCGAGGGGATTAGTGGCTTGTCGGCTCGGTTAATTGGAGGGGGCGTCGGCTTGGCATCAGGTCCCCGATCCCTCTCCCTTTTCAGTTCGCCAGAGcgccgtggtggtggtggagacGGGGGCTGCGAAGGGACTTGTCTGGGTGAGTTTTGAGGTTCTAATAAGGGGGTGCTGTTATTGCTCGGAATCTTGAACGGTCTTCGAGGGCTGCTTGGCGAGGGCGATTTGGCATGAGAGTCTGGGTTCAGAAAGCTGCTGTGTTCTCCAGTACCGACGGTCAAGGATCGTGGCTGGGGAGGTGAACGTGGGGGCTGGACCATCAACGAGGGGGCACCGAGGGTTATAGGACTGGGGATCAACGGAGGCGGGTGGTTCAGGCgctgggtggtggtggtcagAGCCGAGGCAGGGGCTTTTGGCTTCGGCTTCGCATCTCGCTGGACCGCCGGCGGCTCGGGCTTTGGGCCTGGTGAGGCTATCCTTACGGGCTGCGGAGGTGGTTGTGGTGGAGGAGGCGTGGAGCTTGAGCGGTCCAGGGCTTTGCCCATGCTCTCAAAATGCGATCGGAGAGACGAGACGGGTTTCTGTCGCCATAGTCAGCAGGTGGTCCGGTGTTTGTAGAGCCCATCGGCAGCAATTACATACCAGAGAAGTGCCGTCAGGGCCATCGGGCGCGTCTGAGGGCGCCATGGTCTGTATATGGGTAGGGGATGGTCTAGGGAGTTGTCGGTGGGGTCTTGCAGGTGTTGGGTGAATCTACCCAGCAGACCCGTGATATCTTGACTGCACATTCATCAGAAAGTCGAGTAACTTGGCGTCCATAAAACCGCCAGCATGCGCTACTTCCGACGATGTTCGGATCTAAAGTACTACTAGGCTAGACTAGGTCGAGAGAAGGTAGGTAAGGGTAAGTTAGGGTAGTGGTAGGTGAGGTATGGAGATGCTCGCAGTGGTAGTGGGGCTTTCAATAGCTGAGGTTCATGAAGGCCATGTCGAAGAAACGGCGcactctagttctagtaccgAC
This DNA window, taken from Pyricularia oryzae 70-15 chromosome 6, whole genome shotgun sequence, encodes the following:
- a CDS encoding skeletal muscle and kidney-enriched inositol phosphatase, encoding MAPSDAPDGPDGTSLKPVSSLRSHFESMGKALDRSSSTPPPPQPPPQPVRIASPGPKPEPPAVQRDAKPKPKAPASALTTTTQRLNHPPPLIPSPITLGAPSLMVQPPRSPPQPRSLTVGTGEHSSFLNPDSHAKSPSPSSPRRPFKIPSNNSTPLLEPQNSPRQVPSQPPSPPPPRRSGELKRERDRGPDAKPTPPPINRADKPLIPSRSSYLGVDSLSSSDFRNRLADAQKSPFNSPPSSNGSVDGDVEAPPTLPARPRPSVSEASSRVQTVQTGFDPPPLHPSIVNRRKEREQELNGTGSRGSSRGPLTPQGTGDQGPRLPARSATVTEHRSANFNGYSTTRPPPRPPKPGETNIIPPPSGVGQKRAVSTPSSQQHPPPPPPPQRVHPRSMTVDRTSSRVPAEFRAPPAAMASIPSAPESRAQEVSSATKTEISTAYPDSSNTNRRAPYIKQGVHEINTKYDSRIFDACGELVCTSGHLTRVWSLLDGELLLSLSHGENVKATAVAFRPGANVDEEGTRIWIGNNTGELMEADISTQGIVATKPTAHGRHEIIKIYRHYNELWTLDDGGTLNVWGPDETGVPSLLGSPDQAFRVPKGHTFSMVVGDELWHATGKEVRVFLPTTDGKVQFQVLIRALYQEGAGEVVSGTLMPSDPDKVFLGHGDGKVSIYSRSGYACLGVVSLSSFKINTLAGVGNHIWVGYNSGRVCVYNIAQTPWVVKKDWQAHENPVVKLLPDRSSFWTLDRSQVISLGADNMVRVWDGLLQEDWLEGEMQAKDTEYSEIDQLKVLAMTWNAGASTPNSLRYSQNDASFFQSLLQSGESHDILIFGFQELVDLEDKKATAKRFLKVKKKEGSDQERMSHQYRDWRDFLVRALDDYMPGELYHLLQTSHMVGLFTCIFVKADIRARISNLSTAEVKRGMGGLHGNKGAVVVRFMVDDTSLCFINCHLAAGQGQAQNRHNDVAAILEAQILPIERDPNIRIDSYVGGGDGTMIMDHELVLLNGDLNYRIDTMSRDTVVMAVKQGNLSKLLERDQLLVAKRRNPGFRLRAFEESQISFAPTYKYDVGTDNYDTSEKKRSPAWCDRLLHRGSRGRIQQIDYRRHEVRVSDHRPVSGRFLYGIKRIDPRRRAVAWMECQQRLEDTKANVSIDEKQYYLTDIIGYDVDTSRQLIQERSSRKAHRSPSRGRGDSGR